From the Notolabrus celidotus isolate fNotCel1 chromosome 12, fNotCel1.pri, whole genome shotgun sequence genome, one window contains:
- the rps9 gene encoding 40S ribosomal protein S9 has product MPVARSWVCRKTYVTPRRPFEKSRLDQELKLIGEYGLRNKREVWRVKFTLAKIRKAARELLTLDEKDPKRLFEGNALLRRLVRIGVLDEGKMKLDYILGLKVEDFLERRLQTQVFKLGLAKSIHHARVLIRQRHIRVRKQVVNIPSFVVRLDSQKHIDFSLRSPYGGGRPGRVKRKNAKKGQAGAGGADDEEED; this is encoded by the exons ATGCCCGTTGCCAGGAGTTGGGTTTGTCGCAAGACTTATGTCACCCCCCGTCGTCCCTTCGAGAAGTCCCGTCTCGACCAGGAGTTGAAACTCATTG GTGAATATGGTCTGAGGAACAAGCGTGAGGTGTGGAGGGTCAAATTCACCCTTGCCAAGATTCGCAAAGCTGCCAGAGAGCTGCTCACTCTTGATGAGAAGGACCCCAAGCGTCTGTTTGAAG GTAATGCTTTGCTCAGGCGTCTGGTGAGGATAGGTGTGCTGGATGAGGGTAAGATGAAGCTTGATTACATCCTGGGTCTGAAGGTTGAAGATTTCTTGGAGAGGAGGCTGCAGACACAGGTCTTCAAGCTTGGACTTGCCAAGAGCATCCACCACGCCCGTGTCCTGATCCGCCAGAGGCACATTCG tgtgcGCAAGCAGGTGGTGAACATTCCCTCCTTTGTGGTTCGCCTGGACAGCCAGAAGCACATTGACTTCTCCCTGAGGTCTCCATACGGTGGTGGACGCCCAGGCCGTGTCAAGAGAAAGAACGCCAAGAAGGGCCAGgctggagctggaggagctgacgatgaggaggaggacTAA